A region from the Dinoroseobacter shibae DFL 12 = DSM 16493 genome encodes:
- a CDS encoding type II secretion system F family protein: MAILEQLNTLLVAYLGPLGPVLAAGFLGAMLILLTLPFLLRKEKDPLLKIKQERLGTAKRAAEDGKGKQLRQDDPGKKLERFSQYLEPQDNEELSAIRLKLIQAGYRQKSSVQIFHFAQLALGLGFLSIGVIYTFFFGGGEDPDVTKATLTTLVPGFCGYYLPKYWVDKRIDKRQEEITNGFPDSLDLMLVCVEAGQGLDQAIIRVAHEIRAGYPDLADEFEMVAFEIKAGKDKITVLKDMAERCGVGDVTSFVTVLIQSQSFGTSIADALRVYAGEMRDKRVMRAEEKANVLPTKLTLGTMMFTVPPLLIILIGPSMWSIYESLSQRGGP, encoded by the coding sequence ATGGCGATCCTGGAGCAGTTGAACACCCTTCTTGTCGCTTATCTCGGCCCGCTCGGTCCGGTTCTGGCCGCCGGATTCCTTGGCGCGATGCTGATCTTGCTGACCTTGCCCTTTCTGCTCCGCAAGGAGAAGGATCCGCTCCTGAAGATCAAGCAGGAGCGGCTGGGCACCGCGAAGCGCGCTGCCGAGGATGGCAAGGGCAAGCAACTGCGCCAGGACGATCCCGGCAAGAAGCTGGAGCGGTTCTCGCAATACCTCGAGCCCCAAGATAACGAAGAGCTGTCGGCGATCCGGCTCAAGCTGATCCAGGCCGGCTACCGACAGAAATCCTCGGTCCAGATCTTTCACTTCGCGCAACTGGCGCTCGGCCTCGGGTTCCTGTCGATCGGGGTGATCTACACCTTCTTTTTCGGCGGCGGTGAAGACCCAGACGTCACCAAGGCCACTCTGACCACCCTGGTGCCGGGCTTTTGCGGCTACTACCTGCCGAAATACTGGGTCGACAAGCGGATCGACAAGCGACAGGAGGAAATCACGAACGGTTTTCCCGACAGCCTCGACCTCATGCTCGTGTGCGTCGAAGCGGGACAGGGCCTGGATCAGGCCATCATCCGCGTCGCCCATGAGATTCGCGCGGGCTATCCCGACCTCGCCGATGAATTCGAGATGGTCGCCTTCGAGATCAAGGCTGGCAAGGACAAGATCACCGTGCTGAAGGACATGGCCGAACGTTGCGGCGTGGGGGACGTGACCTCCTTCGTCACCGTTCTGATCCAGTCGCAGTCCTTCGGCACCTCGATCGCGGATGCCCTGCGGGTCTATGCCGGGGAGATGCGTGACAAACGGGTCATGCGCGCCGAGGAAAAAGCGAATGTTCTGCCAACCAAGCTGACACTCGGGACGATGATGTTTACGGTGCCGCCACTGCTGATCATTCTGATCGGGCCATCGATGTGGAGCATCTATGAAAGCCTGTCCCAACGCGGCGGTCCCTGA
- a CDS encoding type II secretion system F family protein, producing the protein MTISIEPLIYIGIFVGVLFLVEGIYLVAFGKSISLNSKVNRRLDMLDKGATRDAVLDQLRKEMSQHKTTSILPLYAMLADKAKKGNIAFSPAALIMIMVLLMGVSFVGLTLGTQASLAVRVVASVAIGIGAVYMWVNKKAKQRLAMIEEQLPDAVELMVRSLRVGHPFSSAINIVAKEVADPLGTEFGMIADEAAYGRDVTEALKELAERMDMQDLRFLAVAVSIQSQSGGNLAEILDGLAKVIRARFKLFRRVKAITAEAKWSGMFLSGFPFLALVGINLMEPDYYADVKDTPAFIPACVVVAVFLTINIIFMKMMVNIKV; encoded by the coding sequence ATGACCATCAGCATCGAACCCCTGATTTATATCGGAATTTTCGTCGGCGTGCTGTTCCTGGTCGAGGGGATATACCTGGTCGCCTTCGGGAAGTCGATCAGCCTGAACAGCAAGGTCAACCGGCGCCTCGACATGCTCGACAAAGGCGCCACGCGGGACGCCGTGCTCGACCAGCTTCGCAAGGAGATGTCGCAGCACAAGACGACCTCGATCCTGCCCCTTTACGCAATGCTGGCCGACAAGGCCAAGAAGGGGAACATCGCGTTTTCTCCCGCAGCGCTGATCATGATCATGGTGCTATTGATGGGCGTGTCCTTTGTCGGTCTGACACTCGGCACCCAGGCCTCCCTGGCGGTGCGTGTCGTGGCGTCGGTCGCGATCGGAATCGGCGCGGTCTACATGTGGGTCAACAAGAAGGCCAAGCAGCGGCTCGCGATGATCGAGGAACAGCTGCCGGACGCAGTGGAGCTGATGGTACGCTCCCTGCGGGTCGGGCATCCGTTCTCATCGGCGATCAACATCGTCGCAAAGGAGGTGGCCGATCCGCTTGGCACGGAATTCGGCATGATTGCCGATGAGGCCGCCTATGGGCGCGATGTCACCGAAGCGTTGAAGGAACTGGCCGAGCGCATGGACATGCAGGACCTGCGCTTCCTCGCGGTTGCCGTGTCGATCCAGAGCCAGTCGGGAGGCAACCTGGCCGAAATCCTTGACGGGCTCGCCAAGGTGATCCGAGCGCGCTTCAAGCTTTTCCGCCGCGTCAAAGCCATCACCGCGGAGGCGAAGTGGTCTGGGATGTTCCTGTCTGGCTTTCCGTTTCTCGCCCTTGTGGGGATCAACCTGATGGAGCCGGATTACTACGCGGACGTGAAGGACACCCCCGCCTTCATCCCGGCCTGTGTCGTGGTCGCGGTCTTTCTGACAATCAACATCATCTTCATGAAGATGATGGTGAACATCAAGGTCTAG
- a CDS encoding type II and III secretion system protein family protein, with protein MTMRLWVTAGLLGLALGASIGTAPAMAQVLRVQEGQADSTLQVPMNRAVVVESDIPFAELSVANPGIADIATLSDRSIYVLGKSQGRTTMTLLGADGRLITNVDVQVTPDIAEFKERLEQILPGENIEVRTANDGVVLSGTASSVTAMDRALDLAQRYAPDRVSNLMSIGGSQQVMLKVRFAEMQRSVSKQLSGGLTAIYSGTDGAFSVGLGSGGLTDGGSIGGANSTEFTLNPEAAGTIGLGFNIGNVSLGILLEALESKGVVRTLAEPNLTTLSGQEASFLAGGEYPIPVADGDGGISVEYKPFGVELDFIPTVLDDDVINLELGAAVSALDSSASIITDSLTVQGFSRRETLTTVQLRDGDSFAIAGLLEDDFRDFAGQVPWLGDIPVLGALFRSADYARSQSELVIIVTAHLVSPTRGEALVLPTDRVRIPSEREFFLNGNLVREDTPRRGAAGEVAQQDFSGSYGYVLE; from the coding sequence ATGACAATGAGACTTTGGGTGACCGCGGGGCTTCTGGGCCTTGCTCTTGGCGCATCGATTGGTACCGCTCCGGCCATGGCGCAGGTCTTGCGCGTGCAGGAGGGCCAAGCAGATTCGACCTTGCAAGTGCCCATGAACCGCGCGGTCGTGGTCGAAAGCGACATTCCTTTCGCTGAACTCTCCGTTGCAAATCCGGGCATAGCAGACATCGCCACCCTGTCGGATCGCAGCATCTATGTTCTGGGCAAATCCCAGGGGCGCACCACCATGACCCTGCTCGGCGCGGATGGACGGCTGATCACGAACGTGGACGTTCAAGTCACGCCGGATATCGCCGAGTTCAAGGAGCGGCTGGAGCAGATCCTGCCCGGCGAGAACATCGAAGTACGCACCGCAAACGATGGCGTGGTTCTGAGCGGAACAGCCTCCAGCGTCACCGCGATGGATCGCGCCCTGGACCTCGCGCAGCGCTACGCGCCGGACCGGGTGTCCAACCTGATGAGCATCGGCGGCAGTCAGCAGGTCATGCTGAAAGTGCGGTTCGCGGAAATGCAGCGCTCGGTCAGCAAGCAGCTTTCCGGCGGCCTTACGGCGATCTACAGCGGCACTGATGGCGCATTCTCCGTTGGCCTTGGCTCCGGCGGATTGACCGATGGCGGCTCGATCGGCGGCGCCAATTCGACCGAATTCACCCTTAACCCCGAGGCGGCGGGCACCATCGGACTCGGTTTCAACATCGGGAATGTAAGCCTCGGCATTCTTCTGGAGGCCCTTGAAAGCAAAGGGGTCGTCCGTACCTTGGCCGAGCCGAACCTGACCACCCTGTCCGGGCAGGAAGCCTCGTTCCTGGCGGGCGGAGAATATCCGATCCCGGTGGCCGATGGCGATGGCGGGATCTCGGTGGAATACAAGCCCTTCGGCGTGGAACTGGATTTCATTCCGACCGTGCTGGACGACGACGTGATCAACCTGGAGTTGGGGGCTGCGGTGTCGGCGCTCGATTCCAGTGCCTCGATCATCACCGATTCGCTGACCGTGCAGGGTTTCAGCCGCCGCGAAACCCTGACCACCGTGCAACTGCGCGACGGTGACAGCTTCGCCATCGCCGGGCTGCTTGAAGACGATTTCCGGGATTTCGCGGGGCAAGTGCCGTGGCTCGGAGATATCCCCGTGCTAGGTGCCCTCTTTCGCAGCGCCGACTACGCCCGGAGCCAGTCGGAATTGGTCATCATCGTGACCGCGCACTTGGTCTCACCCACCCGTGGCGAAGCCCTTGTGCTGCCAACCGACCGGGTCCGCATCCCCAGTGAGCGGGAATTCTTCCTCAACGGCAATCTCGTACGGGAGGATACACCCCGCCGCGGCGCTGCCGGAGAAGTCGCGCAGCAGGATTTCTCCGGATCCTACGGCTATGTTTTGGAGTAA
- a CDS encoding tetratricopeptide repeat protein, with product MKACPNAAVPDYITRRPMVWLVLAGIGLMAACTDVPSDEGAFPVDGPFPPTALASDGAAVDGVLVGNRLMQAGEYELALRAFFRAGAEQGMTAEILSGIGSANLKLGRLNQSETLLRRAVEEYPDYVPGWNNLGVLLMEKGDYGEASRVFRQAFALDSGNSDDIRNNLSLALEKRDALRYSQPSENKEFDLVWQGNGSYALISP from the coding sequence ATGAAAGCCTGTCCCAACGCGGCGGTCCCTGACTACATCACGCGACGACCGATGGTCTGGCTCGTGCTCGCGGGTATCGGCCTGATGGCAGCGTGCACGGACGTCCCTTCGGATGAAGGTGCATTTCCCGTTGACGGCCCATTCCCTCCTACTGCGCTTGCCTCGGATGGTGCAGCGGTGGACGGGGTCCTGGTCGGCAACCGCCTGATGCAAGCCGGCGAGTACGAGCTGGCCCTGCGTGCCTTTTTCCGCGCCGGTGCCGAGCAGGGCATGACAGCGGAGATATTGTCCGGGATCGGCTCGGCGAACCTGAAACTCGGCCGCCTCAACCAGTCCGAAACGCTGTTGCGCCGGGCGGTGGAGGAGTACCCCGATTATGTGCCGGGCTGGAACAATCTGGGTGTTCTGCTGATGGAAAAAGGCGATTACGGCGAAGCCTCCCGCGTCTTCCGGCAGGCTTTCGCGCTGGACAGTGGCAATTCGGACGACATTCGCAACAACCTGAGCCTGGCTCTCGAAAAACGAGACGCGCTGCGCTATTCTCAGCCCAGCGAAAACAAGGAGTTCGATCTGGTCTGGCAGGGAAATGGCAGTTACGCACTGATCTCACCCTGA
- a CDS encoding ATPase has product MNQHAPPSIAPVSPRSIAELDLPATMLQDLLLKTMFRRSLTRVSEMAEAMHIPVPLTQELVDTARQLKLVEALGSLTSEGSEEMRFALADHGKARALDALTQSEYYGAVPVPLEHFAEQTKRQSIKKVTLTPETLGQSMEHLVLPKGLLQQLGPAVTSGRSVLLYGPPGNGKSSISNGIRDAMGDHVYVPHAISYGGQIITVFDPVVHTPVTPPAQTVSRLRRATTHDQRYVCCRRPAVITGGELELAMLDLVYNPVARTYAAPLQLKATGGIFIVDDLGRQAEPPQALINRWIVPMEAGYDILALQSGEKFVVPFDTLVIFSTNFHPNEIFDNAALRRVFFKLKIDGPTKEEFLKIFGLVAKAKKMPLDETSLIHLMSRKYPEVDHVYANFHANFLIDQMIAVCDYEGIPRQMTPDLIDRAWSNLYVDDAEIAH; this is encoded by the coding sequence ATGAATCAACACGCCCCCCCTTCGATCGCACCGGTCAGCCCCCGCAGCATCGCGGAGCTCGACTTGCCTGCGACCATGTTGCAGGATCTGCTGCTGAAAACGATGTTTCGGCGGTCCCTCACGCGGGTCTCCGAGATGGCCGAAGCCATGCACATTCCCGTGCCTTTGACTCAGGAGCTGGTCGATACCGCACGGCAATTGAAGCTGGTCGAGGCACTGGGCTCGCTCACCTCCGAAGGCTCGGAGGAGATGCGCTTTGCCCTGGCCGACCACGGCAAGGCGCGTGCTCTCGATGCGCTGACCCAATCGGAATACTACGGCGCTGTCCCGGTCCCATTGGAGCACTTTGCCGAGCAAACGAAACGCCAGTCGATCAAGAAGGTCACCCTGACCCCCGAAACCCTCGGCCAGTCCATGGAGCACCTGGTGCTGCCCAAGGGTCTGTTGCAGCAGCTTGGCCCGGCGGTGACCTCTGGCCGGTCGGTGCTGCTCTACGGGCCGCCGGGCAACGGGAAATCCTCGATCTCCAACGGGATCCGCGACGCCATGGGCGACCATGTCTACGTCCCCCACGCGATCAGCTATGGCGGGCAGATCATCACCGTCTTCGACCCCGTGGTCCACACCCCCGTAACACCGCCTGCACAAACCGTCAGCCGCCTGAGACGCGCAACCACCCATGACCAACGCTATGTCTGCTGCCGCCGCCCGGCGGTGATCACCGGTGGTGAGCTGGAGCTGGCGATGCTGGACCTTGTCTACAACCCGGTGGCCCGCACCTATGCCGCACCCCTGCAATTGAAAGCCACGGGCGGCATCTTCATCGTCGACGACCTGGGCCGACAGGCCGAGCCGCCTCAGGCGCTCATCAACCGCTGGATCGTGCCGATGGAGGCCGGATATGACATCCTCGCCCTGCAATCGGGCGAGAAATTCGTCGTGCCCTTCGACACGCTGGTGATCTTTTCCACCAACTTCCACCCTAACGAGATTTTCGATAATGCCGCCCTGCGGCGGGTTTTCTTCAAGCTCAAGATCGACGGCCCCACCAAGGAAGAGTTCCTCAAGATCTTCGGCCTCGTGGCCAAGGCCAAGAAGATGCCCCTGGACGAGACCAGCCTGATCCACCTGATGAGCCGGAAATACCCGGAGGTGGACCATGTCTATGCCAATTTCCATGCCAATTTCCTGATCGATCAGATGATCGCGGTTTGCGACTACGAAGGCATCCCGCGGCAAATGACGCCCGACCTGATCGACCGCGCCTGGTCCAACCTTTATGTGGACGACGCAGAGATCGCACACTGA
- a CDS encoding A24 family peptidase: MAVTVSQALWFLPFILPICLFVAWSDMKFMRIPNRSVLLLLGMFAIVGLLALPLLDYAWRWVHVIAVLAVGFVMSSAGLVGAGDAKFAAAMAPFVALQDALLVVVLFSAILLGAFATHRLARMLPAVRRLTPDWESWTRKRDFPMGLALSGTLIFYFLLPVLLPQVTLS; encoded by the coding sequence ATGGCAGTGACCGTTTCCCAAGCTCTCTGGTTTCTGCCGTTCATCTTGCCGATCTGCCTGTTCGTGGCCTGGAGCGACATGAAATTCATGCGCATCCCCAACAGATCGGTTCTGCTCCTGCTGGGAATGTTCGCGATCGTGGGCCTCTTGGCCCTGCCGCTGCTGGATTACGCATGGCGATGGGTCCATGTGATCGCCGTGCTGGCGGTCGGCTTCGTGATGTCCAGTGCGGGCCTCGTTGGGGCGGGGGACGCGAAGTTCGCCGCCGCCATGGCCCCGTTCGTGGCGCTGCAGGACGCGCTGTTGGTGGTTGTGCTGTTCTCCGCGATCCTGCTCGGCGCCTTCGCGACCCATCGCCTCGCGCGGATGCTGCCTGCGGTCCGGCGACTGACCCCAGATTGGGAAAGCTGGACGCGCAAGCGCGACTTTCCCATGGGGCTCGCTCTGAGCGGGACGCTGATTTTCTACTTTTTGCTGCCTGTTCTTCTTCCGCAGGTCACGCTTTCTTAA
- a CDS encoding OmpA family protein: MRRTSSAFIALTLTAALGACAYSEIGSEVDEGGFGDATMNNTLVQTGELSASISLAQRFAREVPSTVNFAFNQSTLTSEARAALDVQADFIKQFPELRFSVFGHTDLVGSAAYNRRLGQARATTVVNYLVSRGVQPEQLQALVSLGETQPLVVTQDREMRNRRTVTEVSGFLENDPIHLDGKYAAVVNREFVEGATYERRIMETETGNATEE, translated from the coding sequence ATGCGCCGGACATCCTCTGCCTTCATCGCCCTGACGCTGACCGCTGCCCTCGGCGCCTGTGCCTACTCGGAAATCGGAAGCGAGGTTGACGAGGGCGGGTTCGGCGACGCGACCATGAACAATACACTGGTGCAGACCGGCGAATTGTCGGCCTCCATCAGTCTCGCGCAGCGTTTCGCCCGCGAAGTGCCGAGCACGGTGAATTTCGCCTTCAACCAGAGCACCCTGACCTCCGAGGCACGCGCGGCACTGGACGTGCAGGCCGACTTCATCAAGCAATTCCCCGAGTTGCGATTCTCGGTTTTCGGGCACACCGACCTGGTGGGGTCGGCCGCCTATAACCGCCGTCTCGGCCAGGCCCGCGCCACCACGGTGGTCAACTACCTGGTGAGCCGCGGCGTCCAGCCCGAGCAGCTTCAGGCACTTGTTTCACTTGGGGAAACCCAACCGCTCGTGGTCACCCAGGATCGCGAAATGCGCAACCGTCGCACGGTGACCGAGGTGAGTGGGTTCTTGGAAAACGATCCGATCCACCTGGACGGCAAATATGCCGCCGTGGTGAACCGCGAGTTCGTCGAAGGCGCCACATACGAGCGACGCATCATGGAAACCGAGACCGGAAACGCCACCGAGGAGTAA
- a CDS encoding CpaF family protein, translated as MFAKYRKDAPAKPRPPAIAAGAIATEPAPGSGPETAKPKMRPKPKPETAPATPEAQDKEARRQQKLNELKVTLHKQLLEELNLSALESASEKELRAEIAQIVTESLATLSVALNKDERRTLYEELYDEVRGLGPLEPLLKDEDVNDILVNGPHRVFIEKAGKLQLSDVKFRDEKHLLRIIDKIVSAVGRRVDEQNPYVDARLADGSRFNAMVGPIACDGSLVSIRKFKKDKLGIDELVNFGAFSEEMAVYLQAAVACRLNVIVSGGTGSGKTTTLNALSSFIDNSERILTIEDTAELQLQQVHVGRMESRPANVEGKGAVTQRDCLRNALRMRPDRIIVGETRGEEVIDMLQAMNTGHDGSMTTIHANSARDGVSRLENMVAMAGIEMPIRALRAQISSAVNLIVQASRLQDGSRRMVSITEITGMEGDIISMQEVFRYQRTGLLPDGKIKGHFTATGVRSHYSERFKQWGYDIPASIYEPTKE; from the coding sequence GTGTTTGCCAAGTACCGAAAAGACGCGCCGGCAAAGCCACGCCCTCCTGCGATCGCGGCGGGCGCAATCGCGACCGAGCCCGCGCCAGGCTCGGGTCCGGAGACGGCCAAGCCCAAGATGCGTCCGAAGCCCAAGCCCGAAACAGCCCCCGCCACGCCGGAAGCTCAGGACAAGGAAGCCCGGCGCCAGCAGAAGCTGAACGAGCTCAAGGTGACCCTGCACAAACAGCTGCTCGAAGAACTGAACCTGTCGGCACTGGAAAGCGCGAGCGAGAAAGAACTGCGCGCAGAGATCGCCCAGATCGTCACCGAATCGCTCGCAACCCTGAGCGTCGCCCTGAACAAGGACGAACGCCGCACCCTTTATGAAGAGCTTTACGACGAAGTGCGCGGTCTCGGCCCGCTCGAGCCCTTGCTGAAGGACGAGGATGTCAACGACATCCTGGTGAACGGACCGCACCGCGTCTTCATTGAAAAGGCGGGCAAACTTCAGCTTTCAGACGTAAAATTCCGGGACGAGAAACATCTGCTCCGGATCATCGACAAGATCGTCTCCGCCGTGGGGCGGCGTGTTGATGAACAGAACCCCTATGTCGACGCGCGCCTCGCGGACGGCTCGCGGTTCAACGCCATGGTCGGGCCGATTGCCTGCGACGGAAGCCTGGTGTCGATCCGGAAGTTCAAGAAGGACAAGCTGGGAATTGATGAGCTGGTCAATTTCGGCGCCTTTTCGGAGGAAATGGCGGTCTATCTGCAAGCCGCCGTCGCGTGTCGGCTGAACGTGATCGTGTCCGGCGGGACGGGTTCGGGCAAGACGACCACGCTAAATGCCCTGAGTTCCTTCATCGACAATTCCGAACGTATCCTGACCATCGAGGATACCGCGGAACTCCAGTTGCAGCAGGTGCATGTGGGCCGGATGGAAAGCCGGCCCGCGAATGTTGAGGGCAAGGGCGCCGTGACCCAGCGTGACTGTCTGCGCAACGCCCTGCGGATGCGCCCGGACCGGATCATCGTGGGCGAGACCCGTGGCGAGGAGGTGATCGACATGCTCCAGGCCATGAATACCGGCCATGACGGGTCGATGACCACGATCCACGCAAACTCCGCCCGGGACGGGGTCAGTCGACTGGAAAACATGGTGGCCATGGCCGGGATCGAGATGCCCATCCGGGCTTTGCGGGCACAGATCTCCTCGGCCGTGAACCTGATCGTGCAGGCCTCGCGCCTGCAGGACGGATCGCGCCGGATGGTGTCGATCACCGAGATCACCGGGATGGAGGGGGACATCATCTCCATGCAGGAGGTGTTCAGATACCAGCGCACAGGTCTGCTGCCCGACGGCAAGATCAAGGGTCACTTCACTGCAACCGGCGTGCGCTCGCACTACTCGGAGCGCTTCAAGCAATGGGGCTATGACATTCCGGCTTCGATCTACGAGCCGACAAAGGAATAG
- a CDS encoding tetratricopeptide repeat protein, translating to MRHLQALAPMGLVLLAVTACTPSEEIDVTRELEAVNVIDEHNLNELMLNSADPEEAVAYFTRAVAEKPDRIDLKRGLAAALIRNNSVNPAVTAWRNVVAMDAASHADRVEYAGALIRAGEWETAKAQLDAIPPTYETFQRYRLEAIVADSEKDWRAADSFYEIAVGLTTRPAGVLNNWGFSKLSRGDFRGAEKLFNDALGYDPDLFTAKNNLVLARGAQRNYALPPVRVTQTERAQLLHTLALSAIKQGDIATGRGLLRDAIDTHPQYFEAAVRALRTLDSEA from the coding sequence ATGCGCCATTTGCAGGCCTTGGCCCCCATGGGCCTGGTGTTGCTGGCAGTTACCGCCTGCACGCCGTCGGAGGAAATCGATGTGACCCGCGAGCTTGAAGCGGTCAATGTCATCGACGAACACAACCTCAATGAGCTGATGCTGAACTCTGCCGACCCGGAGGAGGCCGTGGCCTATTTCACGCGCGCCGTGGCAGAAAAACCCGACCGCATCGACCTCAAGCGCGGGTTGGCGGCAGCCTTGATCCGCAACAACAGTGTCAATCCTGCGGTCACCGCCTGGCGCAATGTGGTTGCCATGGACGCGGCAAGCCATGCCGACCGGGTTGAATATGCCGGTGCCCTGATCCGCGCGGGGGAGTGGGAGACGGCCAAGGCCCAGCTCGACGCCATTCCGCCGACCTACGAGACATTTCAGCGATACCGGCTCGAGGCTATCGTCGCCGACAGCGAGAAAGACTGGCGCGCTGCCGACAGCTTCTACGAGATTGCCGTGGGGCTGACCACACGCCCTGCCGGCGTGCTGAACAACTGGGGGTTCTCCAAGCTGAGCCGCGGGGATTTCCGGGGCGCCGAGAAGCTGTTCAACGACGCGCTCGGCTACGACCCGGATCTGTTCACCGCAAAAAACAACCTGGTGCTCGCGCGCGGTGCACAGCGCAACTACGCGCTGCCGCCCGTGCGCGTCACCCAGACCGAGCGGGCACAATTGTTGCACACTCTTGCCCTATCCGCGATCAAACAGGGGGATATTGCAACCGGGCGCGGCTTGCTGCGCGATGCAATAGACACCCATCCCCAGTATTTCGAGGCAGCTGTGCGCGCGCTGAGGACGCTGGACAGCGAGGCTTGA
- a CDS encoding AAA family ATPase, which yields MTAVAPLSGKNTDETQGVEIPTDEAPILACTVSRDVQNFEILIDEMEARFQDAWGDLRISEALDFLDQPDAARVQVLALALDLEDESNVDTVLDIVRKATELSISVLLIADELDPIVLHQVLQAGAREFLPYPIPEQGLTEAVERLSRAARPPIPLADAVNVAEIPATEATLPTRTAGGCTIFAVQGLAGGVGATTFAVNLAWELATLKGTTPRVGLMDMDQQFGSVATYLDLPRKDLIFELMSDVDSLDDDAFRQALQIVDGKLSVFTSPAEILPLDLLPPEDMDKLISTAAGMFDYLVIDMPSALVNWTETALRMADVFFPVIELDLRSAQNALRFVKTLKFEDLPVEKLRFVLNRAPKMTDLAGKARVKRMAESLDISFGEKLPDGGKAVAESNDHGSPLALRARKNPLRKEIAKLAQSLHDVSTGAEAANG from the coding sequence ATGACGGCAGTGGCCCCTCTGAGCGGCAAGAACACGGATGAAACCCAAGGGGTGGAGATCCCTACAGACGAGGCGCCAATCCTCGCCTGCACCGTTTCGCGTGACGTTCAGAATTTCGAGATCCTGATCGACGAGATGGAGGCACGCTTCCAGGACGCTTGGGGCGATTTGCGGATCTCCGAAGCATTGGATTTTCTCGACCAGCCCGATGCTGCGCGGGTGCAGGTCCTGGCCCTCGCCCTGGACCTCGAGGACGAGAGCAATGTCGACACGGTGCTCGATATCGTGCGCAAGGCGACGGAGCTGTCGATTTCGGTCCTGCTCATCGCGGATGAGCTTGACCCCATTGTTCTGCACCAGGTGTTGCAGGCCGGGGCACGAGAATTCCTGCCCTACCCGATCCCCGAGCAAGGGCTGACCGAAGCGGTGGAGCGGCTGTCGCGGGCTGCAAGGCCGCCGATCCCGTTGGCCGATGCGGTCAATGTCGCGGAGATCCCGGCGACCGAGGCCACCTTGCCGACGCGGACCGCAGGGGGATGTACGATATTTGCAGTGCAGGGGCTGGCGGGCGGCGTTGGGGCCACCACCTTTGCGGTCAATCTCGCGTGGGAGTTGGCAACGCTGAAAGGCACGACACCGCGCGTTGGCCTGATGGACATGGACCAGCAGTTCGGATCGGTTGCAACCTATCTGGATCTACCGCGCAAGGATCTGATCTTCGAGCTGATGAGCGACGTGGACAGCCTCGACGATGATGCGTTCCGACAGGCCTTGCAGATCGTCGACGGCAAACTGAGCGTCTTCACCTCCCCCGCCGAGATCCTGCCTCTGGACCTTCTGCCCCCCGAAGACATGGACAAGCTGATCTCCACCGCTGCGGGCATGTTCGATTATCTCGTGATCGACATGCCCAGCGCACTGGTGAACTGGACCGAGACGGCCCTGCGCATGGCGGACGTGTTTTTTCCTGTGATCGAGCTCGACTTGCGCTCGGCCCAGAATGCCCTGCGCTTCGTCAAGACTCTGAAATTCGAAGATCTTCCCGTGGAAAAGCTGCGTTTCGTGCTGAACCGGGCCCCCAAGATGACCGATCTGGCGGGCAAGGCCCGGGTCAAGCGGATGGCCGAAAGCCTCGATATCTCCTTCGGAGAGAAACTGCCTGACGGGGGAAAGGCGGTCGCCGAGTCCAACGATCATGGATCACCCCTCGCCTTGCGTGCGAGGAAAAACCCGCTTCGGAAGGAAATCGCGAAGCTCGCACAATCCCTCCACGACGTCAGCACTGGTGCCGAGGCCGCCAATGGCTGA